Proteins encoded by one window of Scatophagus argus isolate fScaArg1 chromosome 4, fScaArg1.pri, whole genome shotgun sequence:
- the si:dkey-193c22.1 gene encoding probable isoprenylcysteine alpha-carbonyl methylesterase ICMEL2 isoform X1: MSGLKHHMSLPVAVGVMLVGLPYSISLAAQWLYGWPNKPGYRKYLEALKPRRIYCLTRAVLETLKYLQYGRLYFQWKSWYKNDENRKHYEKAITFGRRGNKLDLYHPPNVGSDGVPVPLVVFIYGGAWGSGERSIYCLLARQMAEELSATVICPDYCTYPKGNVLGMVQDIADCLVWAQESGPKFNFDKGNIVLMGHSAGAHLCALTTLFLIDEREELFIEASKQRDITLAIRGVIGLSGVYDIMDHYEHERKRGVEYVSTMHKAMNGVENFPYYSPTHSLKKLSCDKLSKVPPFALLHGTSDIIVPVESSTKLSELLTSLSIKVSLYLLPRVDHTEIVTDLMVPDRRFYHPIYSCIKQEYRKLLGTC; encoded by the exons AT gTCTGGATTAAAACATCacatgtcacttcctgtggcaGTGGGTGTCATGTTGGTGGGCCTCCCGTACTCCATCTCTCTAGCTGCTCAGTGGCTTTATGGCTGGCCCAACAAGCCTGGATATAGGAAGTACTTAGAAGCATTAAAACCAAG GCGAATATACTGTCTGACCAGAGCTGTGCTGGAAACTCTCAAATATCTTCAGTATGGGAGACTTTACTTTCAGTGGAAGTCCTGGTACAAGAATGATGAAAACCGTAAACATTATGAAAAG GCCATCACATTTGGCCGCCGAGGCAACAAGCTGGACTTGTACCACCCTCCAAATGTGGGGTCTGACGGTGTGCCTGTACCATTGGTGGTTTTCATCTACGGAGGCGCATGGGGCTCTGGGGAAAGATCCATTTACTGTTTGCTGGCCAGGCAGATGGCTGAAGAACTGAGTGCAACTGTCATTTGTCCTGATTACTGCACCTATCCAAAG GGGAACGTTTTAGGGATGGTCCAGGATATTGCTGACTGCTTGGTTTGGGCCCAAGAGAGTGGACCGAAGTTCAACTTTGACAAA GGCAACATAGTGTTAATGGGCCATTCAGCGGGTGCTCATTTGTGTGCGCTGACCACACTGTTTCTCATTGATGAAAGAGAGGAGCTCTTCATAGAGGCCAGCAAGCAGAGGGACATTACACTGGCAATAAGAGGAGTGATTG GTCTGAGTGGCGTGTACGACATCATGGACCATTATGAACATGAGCGAAAGCGAGGGGTTGAATATGTCTCCACCATGCACAAAGCCATGAATGGAGTGGAGAACTTTCCATACTACTCACCAACACACTCACTGAAGAAGCTCAGCTGTGACAAACTGAGCAA AGTGCCTCCATTCGCTTTGCTTCATGGGACCAGTGACATTATCGTTCCTGTTGAATCTTCCACAAAGCTCTCTGAGCTCCTCACCTCACTGTCCATAAAGGTGTCACTCTACCTGCTGCCCAGAGTTGACCACACTGAGATCGTCACCGACCTCATGGTGCCGGACAGGCGCTTCTACCATCCCATCTACAGCTGCATCAAGCAGGAGTACAGAAAACTGTTGGGAACCTGCTGA
- the si:dkey-193c22.1 gene encoding probable isoprenylcysteine alpha-carbonyl methylesterase ICMEL2 isoform X2 → MGDFTFSGSPGTRMMKTVNIMKRVHSFVCLHTSKAITFGRRGNKLDLYHPPNVGSDGVPVPLVVFIYGGAWGSGERSIYCLLARQMAEELSATVICPDYCTYPKGNVLGMVQDIADCLVWAQESGPKFNFDKGNIVLMGHSAGAHLCALTTLFLIDEREELFIEASKQRDITLAIRGVIGLSGVYDIMDHYEHERKRGVEYVSTMHKAMNGVENFPYYSPTHSLKKLSCDKLSKVPPFALLHGTSDIIVPVESSTKLSELLTSLSIKVSLYLLPRVDHTEIVTDLMVPDRRFYHPIYSCIKQEYRKLLGTC, encoded by the exons ATGGGAGACTTTACTTTCAGTGGAAGTCCTGGTACAAGAATGATGAAAACCGTAAACATTATGAAAAG AGTTCACAGTTTTGTATGTCTGCACACTTCAAAGGCCATCACATTTGGCCGCCGAGGCAACAAGCTGGACTTGTACCACCCTCCAAATGTGGGGTCTGACGGTGTGCCTGTACCATTGGTGGTTTTCATCTACGGAGGCGCATGGGGCTCTGGGGAAAGATCCATTTACTGTTTGCTGGCCAGGCAGATGGCTGAAGAACTGAGTGCAACTGTCATTTGTCCTGATTACTGCACCTATCCAAAG GGGAACGTTTTAGGGATGGTCCAGGATATTGCTGACTGCTTGGTTTGGGCCCAAGAGAGTGGACCGAAGTTCAACTTTGACAAA GGCAACATAGTGTTAATGGGCCATTCAGCGGGTGCTCATTTGTGTGCGCTGACCACACTGTTTCTCATTGATGAAAGAGAGGAGCTCTTCATAGAGGCCAGCAAGCAGAGGGACATTACACTGGCAATAAGAGGAGTGATTG GTCTGAGTGGCGTGTACGACATCATGGACCATTATGAACATGAGCGAAAGCGAGGGGTTGAATATGTCTCCACCATGCACAAAGCCATGAATGGAGTGGAGAACTTTCCATACTACTCACCAACACACTCACTGAAGAAGCTCAGCTGTGACAAACTGAGCAA AGTGCCTCCATTCGCTTTGCTTCATGGGACCAGTGACATTATCGTTCCTGTTGAATCTTCCACAAAGCTCTCTGAGCTCCTCACCTCACTGTCCATAAAGGTGTCACTCTACCTGCTGCCCAGAGTTGACCACACTGAGATCGTCACCGACCTCATGGTGCCGGACAGGCGCTTCTACCATCCCATCTACAGCTGCATCAAGCAGGAGTACAGAAAACTGTTGGGAACCTGCTGA